A single window of [Clostridium] hylemonae DSM 15053 DNA harbors:
- the rplM gene encoding 50S ribosomal protein L13 — protein sequence MKTYMASPDKIERKWYVVDAAGYTLGRLASEVAKVLRGKNKPEFTPHIDTGDYVIVVNAKDIKVTGKKMEQKMYYNHSDYVGGFKETTLAEMMDKKPEKVIELAVKGMLPKGPLGRAMIKKLHVYAGPEHEQQAQKPEELKF from the coding sequence ATGAAGACTTATATGGCCAGTCCAGACAAGATTGAAAGAAAATGGTATGTAGTTGACGCTGCGGGATATACATTAGGACGTTTAGCATCAGAAGTAGCTAAAGTTTTAAGAGGAAAGAACAAACCGGAATTCACACCGCACATCGACACAGGTGATTATGTAATCGTAGTAAACGCAAAAGACATCAAAGTGACAGGCAAGAAGATGGAGCAGAAGATGTATTATAATCACTCTGATTATGTAGGAGGTTTCAAAGAGACTACATTAGCAGAGATGATGGATAAGAAACCGGAAAAAGTGATTGAACTTGCTGTAAAGGGAATGCTTCCAAAAGGACCTTTAGGAAGAGCAATGATCAAAAAGCTTCATGTATATGCTGGACCTGAGCATGAGCAGCAGGCTCAGAAACCAGAAGAGCTGAAATTTTAA
- a CDS encoding DUF4160 domain-containing protein yields the protein MPEISLFYGIRVTMYYDDHNPPHFHAEYNGHKAIVEIDGVRVIRGALPSKQLKLI from the coding sequence ATGCCAGAAATATCATTATTTTATGGGATCAGAGTGACAATGTATTATGATGATCACAATCCACCACATTTTCATGCAGAGTACAATGGACATAAAGCAATAGTGGAAATAGATGGAGTAAGAGTAATAAGAGGCGCTCTGCCATCAAAACAGCTAAAATTGATTTAA
- a CDS encoding aryl-sulfate sulfotransferase has product MKKRKSIAICLAAAAAGIVTSVSAVKAISETDDSRKQTDVETAALTKEQEMSLQKIKETYNVSKQEETARELEEKKNSQNYTADNMLTVYDPFGTNTQSLYVYFNTDEAVSAAYTVHAAGEAAGDFSRQVYEDGTYETEHEFQVIGLVPDTVNHITITLTAEDGTVTEREIDHEMGSLLGTEEVQLDVTEKGNAAELEDGLYVVLGNDSTALDFIYYYDNEGTLRGEVPILGYRGHRLIFDDDHMYYSISETKMAQVNRVGQVTNVYDLGNYELHHDYVFDNDGNMLILASDQTQDSIEDIILCLDTDTGGVTEALDLEELFGSYKDECTADDDGELDWMHINTIQWLGDGDILLSSRETSSIIKVEDLYGTPEVSYIIGSKSFWEDTEYESLVLEQNGDFTVQGGQHSVTYVEDDGLGDGRYYLYMYNNNIGMSETNPDFDWASEGLTEDSAKEGETSYYYEYLVDEDAGTFELTDSFEVPYSGYVSSAQNLETNTVIDSGFKGLFAEYDKDHELIASYTMNVEKFIYRVYKYNFDGFYFNRKKS; this is encoded by the coding sequence GTGAAGAAAAGAAAAAGTATAGCAATATGCCTTGCGGCGGCAGCCGCAGGTATTGTAACAAGCGTAAGCGCGGTAAAGGCGATCAGTGAGACAGATGACAGCAGGAAACAGACGGATGTTGAGACGGCAGCGCTGACGAAAGAGCAGGAAATGTCGCTGCAGAAGATCAAAGAGACTTATAATGTCTCGAAGCAGGAGGAGACAGCCAGAGAGCTGGAAGAAAAAAAGAATTCTCAGAATTATACGGCAGACAATATGCTGACAGTGTACGATCCGTTTGGAACAAATACGCAGTCATTGTACGTATATTTTAACACAGATGAAGCCGTAAGCGCAGCTTACACGGTGCACGCCGCCGGTGAGGCGGCCGGTGACTTCAGCAGGCAGGTATATGAGGACGGAACATACGAGACGGAGCACGAATTTCAGGTGATCGGGCTCGTGCCGGATACGGTAAATCACATAACGATTACTTTGACCGCAGAAGACGGAACGGTCACGGAAAGAGAGATCGACCACGAGATGGGAAGTCTGCTCGGCACGGAAGAGGTGCAGCTTGACGTGACGGAAAAAGGGAATGCCGCCGAACTGGAGGACGGCCTGTACGTCGTGCTCGGAAACGACAGTACGGCGCTTGATTTTATATACTATTACGATAACGAAGGCACACTGCGCGGTGAAGTGCCGATTCTCGGATACCGCGGCCACAGGCTTATATTTGACGATGATCATATGTACTACAGCATATCGGAGACAAAGATGGCGCAGGTGAACCGGGTTGGGCAGGTCACCAATGTGTATGACCTTGGAAATTATGAACTGCATCATGATTACGTATTTGACAATGACGGAAATATGCTTATCCTTGCATCGGACCAGACTCAGGACAGTATTGAAGATATAATTCTCTGTCTGGATACAGATACGGGCGGTGTTACGGAAGCGCTTGATCTGGAGGAACTGTTCGGCAGTTATAAGGATGAATGTACGGCCGATGATGACGGGGAACTGGACTGGATGCATATAAATACGATTCAATGGCTCGGCGATGGAGACATACTTTTAAGTTCCAGGGAGACGTCTTCCATCATTAAAGTGGAAGACTTATATGGCACGCCGGAAGTGTCATATATAATAGGCAGTAAGTCTTTCTGGGAAGATACAGAATACGAGAGTCTTGTGCTGGAGCAAAACGGAGACTTTACCGTGCAGGGCGGCCAGCATTCTGTAACCTATGTGGAGGATGACGGCCTGGGGGACGGCCGGTATTATCTGTACATGTATAATAACAATATTGGTATGAGTGAGACAAATCCCGATTTTGACTGGGCATCCGAAGGGCTTACAGAAGACTCTGCCAAGGAAGGGGAAACTTCCTATTACTATGAATATCTTGTGGATGAAGATGCCGGGACATTTGAACTGACGGATTCCTTTGAAGTGCCTTATTCCGGCTATGTAAGCAGCGCCCAGAATCTGGAAACGAATACGGTCATCGACTCCGGATTCAAAGGACTCTTTGCAGAGTACGATAAGGACCACGAGCTTATCGCATCCTATACCATGAACGTTGAAAAATTTATATACCGGGTCTATAAATACAATTTTGACGGATTCTATTTTAACCGGAAGAAGAGTTAA
- the rpsI gene encoding 30S ribosomal protein S9, with protein MANAKFYGTGRRKKSIARVYLVPGTGNITINKRSIDEYLGLETLKVIVRQPLVATETDGKFDVIVNVKGGGYTGQAGAIRHGIARALLQADADYRPVLKKSGYLTRDPRMKERKKYGLKAARRAPQFSKR; from the coding sequence GTGGCTAACGCAAAATTCTATGGAACAGGAAGAAGAAAAAAATCTATCGCAAGAGTATATTTAGTACCTGGAACAGGCAACATTACTATAAATAAAAGAAGCATCGACGAATACCTTGGTCTTGAGACATTAAAGGTTATCGTACGCCAGCCATTAGTCGCAACTGAGACAGACGGCAAATTCGATGTTATCGTCAATGTAAAAGGCGGCGGTTACACAGGACAGGCAGGAGCGATCCGCCACGGCATCGCAAGAGCACTTCTGCAGGCAGATGCAGATTACAGACCGGTACTTAAGAAATCCGGATATCTGACACGTGACCCACGTATGAAAGAACGTAAAAAATACGGTCTCAAAGCAGCACGTAGGGCACCACAGTTCTCAAAGAGATAA
- a CDS encoding nitroreductase family protein, with protein sequence MIQIDKEKCIGCGACKRDCPADAIKIREGKAEVFKDCLHCGHCVAVCPVNAAAIPEYDMAEVEAYEKEKFTLDADHYLRAVKFRRSIRSYTPEKIGRETAERILNAGRYTATARNRQACTYVFIQDRLDEFKELVWKEIPSIVENLRESAPEYARTFEYFYLKWKRSPEDDTFFFNTPAFLVIASDNPLDGGLAAANIENMAVAEGLGALYSGYMMRVIGASQALRDWLQTGEKKISCCMLLGYPAVSYKRTAPRRKADIIWK encoded by the coding sequence ATGATTCAGATCGACAAGGAAAAATGTATTGGATGCGGTGCCTGCAAGAGGGACTGCCCGGCAGACGCTATCAAGATAAGAGAAGGGAAGGCAGAAGTGTTCAAAGACTGCCTGCACTGCGGACACTGTGTCGCCGTCTGTCCGGTAAATGCAGCGGCAATTCCGGAATACGACATGGCAGAAGTAGAAGCGTATGAAAAGGAGAAATTTACACTTGATGCAGACCACTATCTGCGCGCGGTAAAATTCAGAAGGAGCATCCGCAGTTATACGCCGGAGAAAATCGGGCGGGAGACTGCAGAACGCATCCTGAACGCAGGCCGTTACACTGCGACCGCAAGAAACCGCCAGGCCTGTACATATGTGTTTATCCAGGACAGGCTGGATGAATTCAAAGAGCTTGTCTGGAAAGAGATACCGTCCATAGTGGAGAACCTCAGGGAAAGCGCGCCTGAATATGCCAGAACATTTGAGTATTTTTATTTAAAATGGAAGCGCAGTCCGGAGGATGACACCTTCTTTTTTAACACGCCTGCATTTCTCGTGATCGCGTCCGACAATCCGCTGGACGGCGGTCTGGCGGCGGCAAATATCGAAAATATGGCTGTGGCGGAAGGCCTCGGCGCACTGTACAGCGGCTACATGATGCGGGTGATCGGCGCGAGCCAGGCTCTGCGGGACTGGCTTCAGACGGGAGAAAAAAAGATATCGTGCTGTATGCTGCTCGGATATCCGGCCGTATCGTACAAAAGAACCGCGCCGCGCAGGAAAGCGGACATTATATGGAAATAA
- a CDS encoding MATE family efflux transporter, whose translation MRKNVDLLNGPVLSSLTRLALPIMATSLVQMAYNLTDMIWIGRIGSNAVAAVGAAGMYMWLSNGLATLAKMGGQVNVGHALGAGQTSDASRYADNAFQLTAFCGIIYGLVCVLLNGPLIGFFRLNSPHVIADAKIYLQITCGFVIFSFLNQTFTGILTAVGNSRSSFLATSAGLVINIVLDPVLIFGLGPFPELGVMGAAIATVVAQCIVTMMFFYFASKDTQVFRSIKITEKPDRKYMMPIIKIGLPTSIQSIIFTGMSMIIARLVAGYGDAAIAVQKVGSQIESISWMTADGFAAAVNSFVAQNHGAGNRSRIKKGYTSAMGVVLVWGVICTLLLILCPAPIFNIFISEPDVLPLGVDYLMILGVSQLFMSVEITTAGAFAGFGRTVPPSVVGIVLTAARIPFAMLLTQTALGLNGIWWSITISSIFKGIILLIWFLLFLKRRGAAPS comes from the coding sequence ATGAGAAAAAATGTTGATTTATTAAACGGGCCTGTCCTGTCGTCGCTCACCCGGCTAGCCCTGCCGATCATGGCAACCTCTCTCGTGCAGATGGCATACAATCTGACGGATATGATATGGATCGGCCGCATCGGAAGCAACGCTGTGGCAGCAGTAGGCGCCGCGGGTATGTATATGTGGCTCTCCAACGGCCTGGCAACACTGGCGAAGATGGGCGGCCAGGTAAATGTCGGCCACGCGCTTGGAGCCGGCCAGACTTCAGACGCTTCGCGCTACGCCGACAATGCGTTCCAGCTCACGGCTTTCTGCGGTATTATATATGGGCTTGTCTGCGTGCTGCTGAACGGTCCTCTGATCGGTTTCTTCCGGCTGAACAGTCCGCATGTGATCGCGGACGCCAAAATATATTTGCAGATTACGTGCGGTTTTGTTATATTTTCTTTTTTGAACCAGACATTTACCGGCATACTGACCGCCGTCGGCAACAGCCGTTCTTCTTTTCTGGCGACCTCAGCCGGACTGGTCATCAATATCGTGCTCGATCCGGTCCTTATATTCGGTCTCGGCCCTTTCCCGGAGCTTGGAGTCATGGGCGCGGCCATCGCCACCGTAGTCGCACAGTGTATCGTGACAATGATGTTCTTTTACTTTGCTTCAAAGGACACACAGGTGTTCCGCAGCATAAAGATCACAGAAAAGCCCGACAGAAAATATATGATGCCCATAATTAAGATCGGGCTTCCTACTTCTATACAAAGTATTATCTTCACAGGCATGTCTATGATCATCGCCCGGCTTGTGGCCGGATACGGCGATGCGGCCATCGCGGTCCAGAAGGTCGGTTCCCAGATCGAGTCCATCTCCTGGATGACCGCCGACGGCTTTGCTGCCGCAGTCAACTCTTTCGTGGCACAGAATCACGGAGCAGGGAACAGAAGCCGCATCAAAAAGGGCTATACATCCGCCATGGGTGTGGTACTTGTGTGGGGTGTCATATGTACGCTGCTGCTCATCCTGTGCCCGGCGCCGATATTTAACATCTTTATCTCAGAACCTGACGTGCTGCCGCTTGGGGTGGACTATCTTATGATCCTCGGGGTGTCCCAGCTGTTCATGAGTGTGGAGATCACGACTGCCGGAGCGTTTGCCGGCTTTGGCCGCACAGTTCCGCCGTCTGTCGTGGGCATCGTACTGACTGCAGCGCGGATTCCCTTTGCCATGCTGCTGACACAGACAGCGCTCGGACTGAACGGAATCTGGTGGAGCATAACTATCTCCAGCATTTTCAAAGGAATCATCCTTCTTATCTGGTTCCTCCTATTCTTAAAACGAAGAGGGGCAGCCCCCTCTTAG
- a CDS encoding YgiT-type zinc finger protein produces the protein MECGAKAYKGLTTDVTDLGSCLVIVRNVPCYKCTECNEVIYTADVVKQLEKIVEQAKKVMQEISIIDYRKVA, from the coding sequence ATGGAATGTGGTGCTAAAGCTTATAAAGGATTAACGACAGATGTGACAGATTTGGGAAGTTGTCTGGTCATTGTCAGAAATGTTCCCTGTTATAAATGCACAGAATGCAATGAGGTGATTTACACGGCAGATGTAGTGAAACAGTTGGAAAAAATAGTGGAGCAGGCAAAGAAAGTAATGCAGGAAATTTCAATTATTGATTATAGAAAAGTGGCATGA
- a CDS encoding DUF4258 domain-containing protein: protein MALYQIDNFKEMNRLEKIAITKHAKERLEERGIKVDDITYCIDTGEIIKQYEDDKPLPSCLILGETTDNKYMHIVLSRGKDFIYLITAYYPDPAQWESDLKTRKE from the coding sequence GTGGCATTGTACCAAATAGACAATTTTAAAGAAATGAATAGACTTGAAAAAATAGCGATTACAAAACATGCAAAGGAAAGACTGGAAGAACGTGGGATAAAAGTTGATGATATTACTTATTGCATTGATACAGGTGAAATAATTAAACAGTATGAGGATGACAAACCATTGCCAAGCTGTTTAATATTAGGAGAAACAACGGATAATAAATATATGCATATAGTACTTAGCAGAGGTAAGGACTTTATCTATTTGATAACAGCCTATTATCCTGACCCTGCACAATGGGAATCAGATTTAAAGACCAGAAAGGAATGA
- a CDS encoding DUF2442 domain-containing protein, producing MFPKVVQVIPTKDYSVYVYFEDGKIVCYDMAAMIEKEVFRPLKDLDVFMDTCTVMNDTLAWDIGGNRDNTMCLDIDPDTLYELPFAKEEIA from the coding sequence ATGTTTCCAAAGGTGGTACAGGTGATACCAACGAAAGATTACTCGGTTTATGTATATTTTGAAGATGGAAAGATAGTCTGCTATGATATGGCTGCCATGATTGAGAAAGAGGTATTCCGTCCATTAAAAGACCTCGATGTTTTTATGGATACCTGCACAGTGATGAATGATACTCTTGCATGGGATATCGGCGGAAATCGGGATAACACGATGTGCTTGGATATTGACCCGGATACGTTGTATGAATTGCCGTTTGCGAAAGAAGAAATAGCGTAA
- a CDS encoding class I SAM-dependent methyltransferase: MLQLLRPYLRKPTLFEKSKTKFWDDPYISQSMLKAHLEPDLEGATRKHDFVKQSVDWISNLLPICRYKRIIDLGCGPGIYAELFHAKGYQVTGMDISENSIQYAQKTAKERGLDISYKKGDYIQCPIGGEYDLATMIYCDMGVLSHAERKALLRKIFDALAPGGCLLFDVFTPHEYEHRTEFKIWNYEEGGFWREKPYLLLHSLYRYDYDNTFLNQYIVITDKDVTCYNNWEHTFVIEELEQELREAGFQSLQFYGDAAGAEYTQNSKTICVAARKDI, translated from the coding sequence ATGCTTCAATTATTAAGACCTTACCTAAGAAAACCTACTCTTTTTGAGAAGAGTAAAACGAAATTCTGGGATGATCCCTACATCTCACAAAGCATGTTAAAAGCACATTTGGAACCTGATCTAGAGGGGGCGACACGCAAACATGATTTCGTAAAACAATCTGTCGATTGGATCTCAAATTTACTGCCAATATGCAGATACAAAAGGATCATTGATCTGGGCTGCGGTCCGGGCATTTATGCAGAACTATTCCATGCAAAGGGGTATCAAGTTACAGGCATGGACATTTCTGAAAATTCAATACAGTATGCTCAGAAAACAGCGAAAGAAAGAGGGCTGGATATTTCATACAAAAAGGGTGATTATATTCAATGCCCGATCGGCGGAGAATATGATCTGGCAACAATGATCTACTGCGATATGGGCGTTTTATCTCATGCAGAGCGAAAAGCCTTATTGCGTAAGATATTTGATGCGTTGGCGCCGGGCGGTTGTCTTCTATTTGATGTATTTACACCTCATGAGTATGAACATCGTACAGAATTTAAGATTTGGAATTACGAGGAAGGAGGATTCTGGCGTGAAAAGCCTTACCTGCTCTTGCATTCACTTTACCGGTATGACTATGATAATACGTTTCTTAACCAGTATATTGTTATAACAGATAAGGATGTAACTTGTTATAACAATTGGGAGCATACATTTGTGATTGAAGAATTGGAACAAGAATTACGGGAGGCGGGATTTCAAAGCTTACAGTTTTACGGAGATGCAGCCGGCGCGGAATATACACAGAACAGTAAAACTATATGTGTTGCGGCCAGAAAAGATATTTGA